The Periplaneta americana isolate PAMFEO1 chromosome 2, P.americana_PAMFEO1_priV1, whole genome shotgun sequence genome has a window encoding:
- the Rab8 gene encoding ras-related protein Rab-8A: MAKTYDYLFKLLLIGDSGVGKTCVLFRFSEDAFNTTFISTIGIDFKIRTIELDGKKIKLQIWDTAGQERFRTITTAYYRGAMGIMLVYDITNEKSFENIKNWIRNIEENASADVEKMLLGNKCELNEKRQVTKERGEQLAIEYGIKFMETSAKASIHVEEAFFTLARDIKTKMEKKLEASNPPKGGHQLKSFEPQRKPPSWLSRCSLL; encoded by the exons ATGGCAAAGACGTACGATTATCTATTCAAGTTATTGTTAATAGGAGATTCTGGAGTGGGTAAAACTTGTGTATTATTTAGGTTTTCGGAAGATGCATTCAATACAACGTTTATTTCTACTATAG GTATAGACTTCAAAATTAGAACAATAGAATTGGATGGCAAGAAGATAAAGCTCCAGATATG GGACACAGCCGGGCAGGAGAGGTTCCGCACAATCACCACAGCGTATTACCGAGGGGCCATGGGCATCATGCTGGTGTATGACATCACCAACGAGAAGAGCTTTGAGAACATCAAGAACTGGATCCGAAACATCGAGGAGAATGCGTCTGCCGACGTGGAGAAGATGCTGCTGGGTAACAAGTGCGAGCTCAACGAGAAGAGACAG GTCACAAAAGAAAGAGGAGAACAGCTAGCGATAGAATACGGAATCAAGTTCATGGAGACTAGTGCTAAAGCCTCGATCCACGTAGAAGAAGCGTTCTTTACGTTAGCTAGAGACATCAAGAcgaaaatggaaaagaaattg GAAGCAAGCAATCCTCCAAAAGGCGGACACCAGCTCAAATCATTCGAGCCGCAAAGGAAGCCCCCCAGTTGGCTGTCCCGCTGCTCCTTGCTCTGA